CGGCGTCGCGCTCGCGCTGCAGCAGCTCCCCGAGCCTCGCTTCGGCGTCGACGACCATGCTGCGGAACTTCAGCATCCGGAACTTCTCGCCGTGCAGGCCGATGCGTTCCTGTTTGAACAGCAGGGGGCCGCGCGAGGTGAGCTTGACGGCGAGCGCGGCGGCGATGAGCACGGGCGACAGCACGATGACGAGGAGGAGCGCGCCCAGGTAGTCGAACGCCCGCTTCGTGAAGCGCCCGGCGCCCTCGTAGCGGGGCGTCTCCACGTGCACGAGCGGCAGGCCCGCGACGGGGCGGGTGTGGATGCGGGGGCCGGCGACGTCGACGAGGTTCGGCACCATCACGAGGTGCTGCTCGCCCGGGACGAGCGTCCACGACAGTTCCCGCACCTCGCGCGCCGACATCCCGTGCCCGGCCGCCATGATGACGGTGTCGGCGTGGTGCTGCTTCATGACGGCTTGCAGTTCGGCCACAGGTTCGACGGGGATGCCGGATGGCAGGTCGACGATGGCGCCCGGCCGCGTGGTGCACACGGCGACGGGGTAGTACCCGGCCGATGATTGGCGGCGCAGCGTCGCGATGATGTCCCGCACGTCGCGAGAGCCCCCGACGACGACGCAGCGTGCGCTGTAGCGACCGAGGCGGCGCACCGAGTTGAGCCACTGCCGCCACAGCCACCGCTCCAGCAGCAGCGCGACGATTCCCGCGGGCAGAGCCACGAGAAGGTACCCGCGGCTGAACTGGATCTGGAAGGCGAACCCGATGATCGCGACGACGCCGAAGAGTTGCAAGCTCGAGGCGGCGACGCGCTTGTACTCCTCCGGACCCGCGCCGACGATGCGGGATTCCCGGGTGGCTCCGATGGTCAGCACGAGTGCCCACGCGAGTACGAGCAAGACCGAGAACATTGTGTAGTTCACCGTGAAGGTCGTCAGCTTCTCGGGAACGCCCACCCGCTCAGAGTCGTCGCCGAACCAGAGGAGCTGAGCGCCCCATACGGCCCATACGACGACGAAGAAGTCGCTCCAGGCGAGGCGGCGCGCGTATCTGAGGCGCCAGTTCGTCCTCGTAGTCTCCCCAGAACCCACGAAGGGTCACCCTACCCGGGCAGTGTGTCCGGGATGTGACGTGACCTTGAGCCGCCAAACACTGATTGTTCGTCGGCTAGGCTGTCCGAGCGCTGCAGCGGCGCTCAGGCGTTACCGAGCCCGGAGGTTTACTACGTGGAGTTGCGCGACTACCTGCGTATCCTCCGGCGCAATTGGCCCGTAATTCTGGTCATGCTCGTGCTCGGTACTGCTGGGGGTGCCACCTTCTCGCTGCTTCAAACGCCCCAGTACGAGGCGACCACCAAAGT
The Protaetiibacter sp. SSC-01 genome window above contains:
- a CDS encoding sugar transferase, with amino-acid sequence MGSGETTRTNWRLRYARRLAWSDFFVVVWAVWGAQLLWFGDDSERVGVPEKLTTFTVNYTMFSVLLVLAWALVLTIGATRESRIVGAGPEEYKRVAASSLQLFGVVAIIGFAFQIQFSRGYLLVALPAGIVALLLERWLWRQWLNSVRRLGRYSARCVVVGGSRDVRDIIATLRRQSSAGYYPVAVCTTRPGAIVDLPSGIPVEPVAELQAVMKQHHADTVIMAAGHGMSAREVRELSWTLVPGEQHLVMVPNLVDVAGPRIHTRPVAGLPLVHVETPRYEGAGRFTKRAFDYLGALLLVIVLSPVLIAAALAVKLTSRGPLLFKQERIGLHGEKFRMLKFRSMVVDAEARLGELLQRERDAGNEVLFKLKDDPRVTPVGRFMRRFSIDELPQLFNVLGGSMSLVGPRPPLAREVELYDEAAHRRLLVRPGLTGLWQVSGRSSLSWEDSIRLDLYYVENWSLVGDVVLLWRTLKAVLARNGAY